GTAGCTGTACCTGCAGGACTGGCCGTGGCTGTTTGCGTAGCTGCGGCCGTAGGGGAGGCCGTAGGTGTTGCAGTAGTTCCTCCCTTACCGCCCATCATGGCTACAGCAGCTATGATGGCTATTACGGCTATTACTCCAACTATTATGGCCGTGTTCCGCGCCATCAGGCCCACCTCCAGCCCGCCAACCTACGCATCCCGTATAACTTAAACCTTTCTCATATATCGTGTATTGCAAAACAATATAAAGAAATGATAATGTAAGTCACATATCAATGCTGGTATAGGCTAAAACGAAATACGGAGGGGCGTGCGTGGGACTGCGGCTGGGCTAGTAGCTGTAGGGCCATAGCCTGAAGTACTCCTTCACGCGACGGAGCACAGCTATGAGGCCCTCCGGCTCCTTGACCACGAAGTATGCTATAGCAGCGCCGAGCACCAGGTACTTGTACATAGGATTACCCTCGAACACCATCTCTAGCATACTCTGGCTAGCCATTATGGCGGCTAGCCCTAGTAGGCTCCCCCAGATTATCCTCCCAGCGCCCCCGACGAGCACCATTGCCAGGAAGTCTATCGACTGCTCTAGCGTGAAGTTGTCATAGTCTATCGCGGTTAGGTGGAGCGCTAGCAGCCCGCCAGCGAGACCTGCATAGAAGCTACCGATAGCAAACGCCAGCGCCTTCGTCCTCGTGACGTTTATGCCGACTATTTCGGCCGATATGTCGTTGTCCCGGACAGCCTTCATCGCTCTACCAATGCTGCTCCGCCCGATGTTAGCAGCAGTCCACACCGCGATGAGCGTCAGCGCCAGCGTTGTGTAGTAGAGTAGCTTGCCCTCGCCCAGCTCTAGCCCTAGGAGCACCTTAGCGTCATCGTTCACCGGCATGTACTGGTCTGAGGCGACCCAGCGCTGGTATGTGTAGAACAGTATCTCCTGCGCAGCTATGCTAGCCATGGCCAGGTAGTAGCCCTTAAGCCTGAACGACGGGAGGCTCAGCAGCGTGCCTACGGCCGCGGCCATGAGGGCGCCAGCCGGTATAGCGGCTAGTATGTTGATTCCATGGAGTGTTAGCCACGCAGCGGTATAGGCGCCTGCGCCCATTAGTGCGGCGTGCGCGAGCGATATCTGCCCGGCCAATCCGGTGGTTATGTTGAGTCCTATAGCGGCCACTAGGTAGACCATGTAGAACGCTAGCTTGTTGGCTATGAACGGTCCAGCCATGAACGGTAGTGCTGCCAGCAAGGCTAGCGCGGCTATGGCGGAGTAGACGTGTATAGGGTAGCGTAGGTGCGCCATCTGCTGGAGGTACGTCTCCTTGAACACTCCTGCTGGCATGGCTGCCACCTCCTAGCGGGTTATACACGTTCGATCCTCTCGGTGCCGAAGAGCCCATAGGGCTTCACGAGCAGTACGAGTAGCATTATCATGTATGCGGCCGCCTCGTGTATACCCGTGAAGTCTATCACGCCGAACCGCAGGTAGGGCTCGAGGAACCTCACAAGCTGCTCCGTCACGCCGAGTACGAGCCCGCCCACGATTATGCCTGCGACGGTGTCGAGGCCTGCTAGCAGGCTCGCAGCGAGCGCCTTGATCACGTAGACCTCTAGTATGGGGCTAAGGTTGGCCTTCAACGCCACGGCTATAGCCGCTAGGCCCCCCGCGGCGCCGGCGAGGCCCCAGCTCAGCATGGTGAGGAGCTTCACGGGGAGCCCGTACGCTGCCGCGCCGTAGGGGTCCTCCGCCACAGCCCTCATAGCCACGCCTAGCCTGGTCAGCCTGTGCAGCGCGACAACTATGGCCACTATGCCGGCCCCAGCGGCTATGGCGGCTATGTCGGAGGCCGAGAGCGTCACGGGGCCAGCGCGGAGGCTAAACTCGCTACGGAGCAAGCTAGCCTGAGGTATGCTACCTCCAGCCACGAACATGGACACGCCCTTCAGCACGTAGTACACGCCGAGCGTGGCGGCGATCAGCGCTATGGGGGGACGGCCTCTCAGCGGCCTAGCGACAAGCCTCTCCGTAGCGGCGCTGACCGCGAAGCCCACAGCGAGGGCGGCTAGAGTTCCGGCAGCGAGCCCAAGCCCGGCTCTAACAGCCGCGATGTAGGCTACGGTGGCCGATAGCAGGACTAGCGCTGGGTGTGCGAAGTTTATCGACTTGCTTACACGGTATACTATGTTGAAGCCTAGCGCTAGCGCTGCGTAGACCACGCCCATTATCGAGCCCGCTACTATGTACGAGACTAGCTGGCCGAGCTCGCCCATGGAGCCCACCCTCTAGCAGCACATGTCTATCCGCATACACTGCCTCCTCTTTCGTGCAGCACATCCTGCATACTACAGACTGCCTATACGGGTCACATGGACCTGGGGGACGGATGTAGAAAGAAGCCGTGAGCGGGACCCGGAGGGTTCACCCGGCTGTGAGTATCTTCACAGTCCGCGTCACCTTCACCCTCCTGCCGTCTTCGAGTCTCATCTCTACTGTCAGCTCGTACACCTCGTCGCCTCTGTACATGGCCTCTATGAGACCGGCGTAGCGCTCCTCGATGACCTTGCGGCGTAGCTTCCTGGTACGGGTCATCTCACCGTCGTCAGGGTGGAACTCCTTGAACAGGCTCACGAACCTCCTCACGCGTAGCTGCTCTGGCAGCCGGGAGTTGGCGCGGGCGACCTCGCGCTTCAGCAGCTCTAGCACCTGGGGCTTCTGGCTCAAGTCGCTATAGCCGCTGAACGGTATGTTCCTCCTCTCAGCCCAGCGAGACACGGTCACGTAGTCTATGTTGAGCAGCGCCACCAGGTAGGGCCTGCCATGGCCTATTATCGCGGCCTCGGCTATGTAGGGGCTGAACTTTAGCTTGTTCTGCACTATCTGCGGCGCCACACGGGTGCCGTCGCTCAGCACGAGTATCTCCTTAGCACGGTCGTGTATCATTAGGTGCCCGTCCGGGGTCAGCTCGCCCACGTCGCCGGTGTGCAACCAGCCATCCGGGTCAAGGGTCTTCCTGGTAGCCTCCGGGTTCTGGTAGTAGCCCTTCATAACCGCGGGGCTGCGTAGCA
The window above is part of the Pyrodictium abyssi genome. Proteins encoded here:
- a CDS encoding branched-chain amino acid ABC transporter permease; this translates as MGELGQLVSYIVAGSIMGVVYAALALGFNIVYRVSKSINFAHPALVLLSATVAYIAAVRAGLGLAAGTLAALAVGFAVSAATERLVARPLRGRPPIALIAATLGVYYVLKGVSMFVAGGSIPQASLLRSEFSLRAGPVTLSASDIAAIAAGAGIVAIVVALHRLTRLGVAMRAVAEDPYGAAAYGLPVKLLTMLSWGLAGAAGGLAAIAVALKANLSPILEVYVIKALAASLLAGLDTVAGIIVGGLVLGVTEQLVRFLEPYLRFGVIDFTGIHEAAAYMIMLLVLLVKPYGLFGTERIERV
- a CDS encoding branched-chain amino acid ABC transporter permease → MPAGVFKETYLQQMAHLRYPIHVYSAIAALALLAALPFMAGPFIANKLAFYMVYLVAAIGLNITTGLAGQISLAHAALMGAGAYTAAWLTLHGINILAAIPAGALMAAAVGTLLSLPSFRLKGYYLAMASIAAQEILFYTYQRWVASDQYMPVNDDAKVLLGLELGEGKLLYYTTLALTLIAVWTAANIGRSSIGRAMKAVRDNDISAEIVGINVTRTKALAFAIGSFYAGLAGGLLALHLTAIDYDNFTLEQSIDFLAMVLVGGAGRIIWGSLLGLAAIMASQSMLEMVFEGNPMYKYLVLGAAIAYFVVKEPEGLIAVLRRVKEYFRLWPYSY